One Camelina sativa cultivar DH55 chromosome 3, Cs, whole genome shotgun sequence genomic window carries:
- the LOC104776603 gene encoding uncharacterized protein LOC104776603, with translation MAVKFHVNHSCIVTATRNRSSVLSLQYLTYRNKCFFPFFLTVTRCSTTKSSETGQDSTSISLKRGLVLDLGVSKDSWDSEEIGSPVVKRFLSDNEERWHMWYHGSSKQNPVSDSIGLAVSNNGIHWERGKGKVESNEDVGLVMSNGEDWWGFDTASVQPGEVAIMSSSKVRADSSVYWMYYTGYSTETVEIQPHGLTSVLGNPERFLLCDENVEKSKVYRSLPGLAISQDARHWARIEGEHHSGALFDVGSEKDWDFLYIASPHVVFHGDGDLRMYYHSFDAQTSEFCIGMARSRNGIKWLKLGKIIGGRYPCVTRNKRDESYMMAYEGVDGSGRTTIGLAVSKDGIKDWKRVQNEEAVVVVGEGGAWDNEGVGCPYLIEMDGDSDHQWRLYYRGVGNSGKTGIGLAVSEGNEITKFTKQTGIHL, from the coding sequence ATGGCTGTCAAATTTCATGTAAACCACTCCTGCATTGTCACTGCCACTAGAAACAGATCATCTGTTCTCTCGCTTCAATACCTTACTTACcggaacaaatgtttttttcctttcttcctcACAGTCACAAGATGTTCCACCACCAAAAGTAGTGAAACGGGTCAAGATTCGACCTCGATCTCTTTGAAGAGAGGGCTGGTTCTTGATCTCGGCGTCTCTAAGGACTCCTGGGACAGTGAGGAGATTGGTTCTCCGGTAGTGAAGAGATTCTTAAGTGATAACGAAGAGAGATGGCACATGTGGTACCATGGAAGCTCAAAGCAAAACCCTGTTTCAGATTCCATCGGCTTAGCCGTTTCAAACAATGGGATCCATTGGGAAAGAGGGAAAGGTAAGGTTGAGTCAAACGAAGATGTGGGTTTGGTTATGAGCAATGGTGAAGACTGGTGGGGATTTGATACAGCAAGTGTTCAACCCGGTGAAGTTGCGATAATGTCAAGTTCTAAAGTCAGAGCTGATAGCTCTGTTTACTGGATGTATTACACAGGCTACAGTACTGAGACGGTTGAGATTCAACCCCATGGTTTAACTTCCGTGTTGGGAAATCCAGAAAGGTTTCTTCTTTGTGATGAGAATGTTGAGAAATCTAAGGTTTATAGGTCACTCCCTGGTTTAGCAATTAGCCAAGATGCTAGGCATTGGGCTAGAATTGAAGGTGAGCATCATAGTGGTGCTTTGTTTGATGTTGGGTCTGAGAAAGATTGGGACTTTCTCTATATTGCATCCCCACATGTAGTTTTCCATGGAGATGGTGATCTAAGAATGTATTACCATTCTTTTGATGCTCAAACCAGTGAATTCTGTATTGGGATGGCAAGGTCTAGAAATGGGATCAAGTGGTTGAAATTGGGAAAGATCATAGGAGGAAGATATCCTTGTGTGACAAGGAACAAAAGAGATGAGAGTTACATGATGGCCTATGAAGGTGTAGATGGTAGTGGGAGAACGACCATTGGCTTGGCGGTATCAAAAGACGGGATTAAGGATTGGAAACGGGTTCAGAACGAAGAAGCTGTGGTTGTGGTTGGTGAAGGCGGTGCGTGGGACAACGAAGGAGTAGGGTGTCCATATTTGATTGAGATGGATGGAGACTCTGATCATCAATGGAGATTGTATTACAGAGGTGTTGGTAATAGTGGCAAAACAGGGATAGGGTTGGCTGTCTCTGAAGGGAATGAGATCACTAAGTTTACAAAACAGACTGGGATTCACTTGTGA